A region from the Arachis ipaensis cultivar K30076 chromosome B01, Araip1.1, whole genome shotgun sequence genome encodes:
- the LOC107619472 gene encoding (DL)-glycerol-3-phosphatase 2 isoform X1, with amino-acid sequence MANSLRKQITHVIFDMDGLLLDTEKFYTEVQEKILARYNKTFDWSLKAKMMGRKAIEAARIFVEESGISDSLSAEQFLVEREEMLQELFPTSELMPGADRLLRHLNAKGVPIALATGSLKRHFELKTQRHGELFALMHHVVLGDDPEVKQGKPSPDVFLAAAKRFEGGPLDPSNILVFEDAPSGVLAAKNAGMSVVMVPDPRLDKSFHDIADLVLNSLMDFNPSEWGLPPF; translated from the exons ATGGCCAATTCACTCAGAAAACAAATCACCCATGTCATTTTCGACATGGACGGTCTCTTGCTTG ACACGGAAAAGTTCTACACTGAGGTTCAGGAAAAGATACTAGCCAGATACAACAAAACTTTCGATTGGAGCCTCAAGGCCAAGATGATGGGAAGGAAAGCAATAGAAGCTGCTAGGATCTTCGTTGAAGAGAGTGGAATTAGCGATTCTCTTAGCGCCGAGCAGTTTTTGGTTGAGAGAGAGGAGATGCTTCAGGAATTGTTCCCAACAAGTGAGCTCATGCCAG GTGCTGATCGTTTACTCAGACATTTAAATGCAAAAGGAGTTCCGATTGCCTTGGCAACTGG TTCTCTCAAGCGACACTTTGAATTGAAAACTCAAAGACATGGTGAACTCTTTGCTTTGATGCATCATGTTGTTCTTGGTGATGATCCTGAAGTTAAACAAGGCAAACCATCTCCAGATGTATTTCTTGCAGCAGCCAAGAGATTTGAG GGTGGACCGTTAGATCCTTCCAACATTCTTGTTTTTGAAGATGCACCTTCAGGAGTTCTTGCAGCTAAAAATGCTGGGAT GTCTGTTGTTATGGTTCCGGATCCAAGACTGGACAAGTCTTTTCATGATATAGCAGATCTGGTCTTAAACTCATTGATGGATTTCAACCCTAGTGAATGGGGTTTACCACCCTTCTAA
- the LOC107619472 gene encoding (DL)-glycerol-3-phosphatase 1, mitochondrial isoform X2, producing the protein MANSLRKQITHVIFDMDGLLLDTEKFYTEVQEKILARYNKTFDWSLKAKMMGRKAIEAARIFVEESGISDSLSAEQFLVEREEMLQELFPTSELMPGADRLLRHLNAKGVPIALATGSLKRHFELKTQRHGELFALMHHVVLGDDPEVKQGKPSPDVFLAAAKRFELMFSWSTGWTVRSFQHSCF; encoded by the exons ATGGCCAATTCACTCAGAAAACAAATCACCCATGTCATTTTCGACATGGACGGTCTCTTGCTTG ACACGGAAAAGTTCTACACTGAGGTTCAGGAAAAGATACTAGCCAGATACAACAAAACTTTCGATTGGAGCCTCAAGGCCAAGATGATGGGAAGGAAAGCAATAGAAGCTGCTAGGATCTTCGTTGAAGAGAGTGGAATTAGCGATTCTCTTAGCGCCGAGCAGTTTTTGGTTGAGAGAGAGGAGATGCTTCAGGAATTGTTCCCAACAAGTGAGCTCATGCCAG GTGCTGATCGTTTACTCAGACATTTAAATGCAAAAGGAGTTCCGATTGCCTTGGCAACTGG TTCTCTCAAGCGACACTTTGAATTGAAAACTCAAAGACATGGTGAACTCTTTGCTTTGATGCATCATGTTGTTCTTGGTGATGATCCTGAAGTTAAACAAGGCAAACCATCTCCAGATGTATTTCTTGCAGCAGCCAAGAGATTTGAG TTAATGTTCAGCTGGTCAACAGGGTGGACCGTTAGATCCTTCCAACATTCTTGTTTTTGA